Proteins from a genomic interval of Pseudoalteromonas rubra:
- a CDS encoding tetratricopeptide repeat protein: MENKISLTPENIQQVLASGDPEKLVLMTFFSAQEPNCLAQADILDALSQKYPNNLVVATVDCDQQQMLASQLAQQVGLQALPTLVILKGGTPVDVLPGAKSQEEISKVLSEHLPSPELILLDQAKQALASGELNEAFALAKQAYGVAKENPRVLLVFADICIQIKKVDEAEALLGSVPEEARDAYFTNLSSKLEQAKEAQESPELKRLLAEVESAPGDLSILCQLAQAQVDAGKNADALESLFSVLRKDMNFGEAKKGYLDIIASLPEGDEVAMRYRRKLYSLLY, translated from the coding sequence ATGGAAAATAAAATTTCACTTACACCGGAAAATATCCAACAGGTGTTAGCATCTGGGGATCCAGAAAAACTCGTATTAATGACGTTCTTCAGTGCACAAGAGCCCAACTGTCTTGCGCAAGCTGATATCCTTGATGCGCTTTCTCAGAAATATCCGAATAACTTAGTGGTAGCAACTGTTGATTGTGATCAGCAGCAAATGCTTGCTTCCCAGCTTGCGCAACAAGTCGGTCTTCAGGCGTTGCCGACATTGGTAATTCTAAAAGGGGGCACGCCTGTCGATGTGCTACCGGGAGCTAAGTCACAGGAAGAAATTTCCAAAGTGCTTTCAGAGCATTTGCCTTCTCCAGAATTGATTTTACTTGATCAAGCTAAGCAAGCTCTGGCTAGTGGCGAGTTGAATGAGGCATTTGCTTTGGCTAAGCAAGCTTATGGCGTAGCAAAAGAAAATCCTAGGGTTTTGTTGGTATTTGCAGACATCTGTATTCAGATAAAGAAAGTAGATGAGGCTGAGGCGCTACTAGGATCTGTACCAGAGGAAGCTCGGGATGCGTATTTTACCAATTTAAGTTCTAAACTGGAGCAAGCAAAAGAAGCTCAGGAATCACCTGAACTTAAGCGATTGTTGGCTGAAGTCGAATCTGCGCCGGGTGATCTGTCTATATTGTGCCAGTTAGCTCAGGCTCAGGTCGATGCGGGTAAGAATGCAGATGCGCTTGAAAGCTTGTTCAGTGTGTTAAGAAAAGACATGAACTTTGGAGAAGCCAAAAAAGGCTACCTGGACATTATTGCATCCTTGCCAGAAGGTGATGAGGTAGCAATGCGCTACCGACGTAAACTCTACAGTCTTTTATACTAA